In Sphingobacterium thalpophilum, a genomic segment contains:
- a CDS encoding undecaprenyl-diphosphate phosphatase, whose protein sequence is MSIIEAIILAIIEGLTEFLPVSSTGHMIIATALMGIQPSAFVKLFTIVIQLGTILSVLVLYYKRFFKTLSFYYKLVIAAIPASVLGLLFNDYIDALLESPLMVAVMLVIGGVVLLFVDKWFNKPTVEDSDKVSYKQAFMIGVYQCLALIPGTSRSASTIIGGMAEKLTRKAAAEFSFFLALPMMFGASAVKLLKFFKEGNTFTGEELNLLIIGNLIGFVVAIVAIKSFIGFLTKYGFKAFGWYRIIVGVIILALLLSGHSLQII, encoded by the coding sequence ATGTCTATTATTGAAGCTATCATCCTTGCTATCATTGAAGGATTAACGGAGTTTTTGCCTGTGTCTTCGACAGGTCATATGATCATTGCTACTGCCTTAATGGGTATTCAGCCATCAGCATTTGTCAAATTGTTTACAATTGTGATCCAGTTAGGCACCATATTATCCGTTCTGGTATTATACTACAAACGTTTTTTTAAAACGCTTTCATTTTATTACAAATTGGTTATTGCGGCGATTCCGGCCTCTGTGTTGGGCTTGCTATTCAATGATTATATCGATGCATTATTAGAAAGTCCCTTAATGGTCGCGGTTATGTTGGTGATCGGGGGTGTAGTTTTACTTTTTGTCGACAAGTGGTTTAACAAACCAACTGTTGAAGATTCGGACAAGGTTTCCTACAAACAAGCTTTTATGATCGGGGTATATCAATGTCTTGCATTAATCCCGGGTACCTCAAGATCTGCAAGTACAATTATTGGCGGTATGGCCGAGAAACTAACCCGTAAAGCTGCTGCGGAATTTTCCTTTTTCCTTGCTTTGCCTATGATGTTTGGTGCTTCTGCAGTAAAGCTTTTAAAGTTTTTTAAAGAAGGTAACACCTTCACAGGAGAAGAACTTAATTTGCTTATTATTGGAAATCTAATTGGTTTCGTTGTTGCAATTGTAGCCATTAAGTCTTTTATTGGCTTTTTGACCAAATATGGTTTTAAAGCATTTGGTTGGTACCGAATCATCGTTGGTGTTATTATTCTTGCCCTCCTACTTTCGGGCCATAGTTTACAAATTATCTAA
- a CDS encoding PQQ-dependent sugar dehydrogenase, with protein MKTKLTISLLTVSLGLTACNSNHANSNSSSDSSANSATDTTSYPPVETQKANTNYKPAFAGQTRIKGAKTSTPFEGKVIAEGLKSPWGITALPDGRLLISEKEGDFRIATADGKLSEPIKGLPQVNSSGQGGLLGLRLDPKFESNRMIYWVFSDNTAAGTLTAVAKGKLSVDEKSIEGAKVIYQATPAHKGNLHYGGRIIFDKEGNIILSTGERSDLVTRPLAQDLNAALGKILRITTDGQPAPGNPFIGKANARPEIYSYGHRNPQGLALHPETGDLWETEFGPRGGDELNRIEAGKNYGWPTITYGIEYKGDKVGEGIQQKDGLEQPVYYWDPVLSPSGIIFYTGQNIPEWKNNLFICGLSSMHIARIILKDNKVVGEERLLGSEGQRFRDITQGKDGALYAITDIGKLYKIDKK; from the coding sequence ATGAAAACCAAACTGACAATAAGCCTCTTAACAGTATCTTTAGGATTAACTGCATGTAATTCCAACCATGCAAATTCAAATTCAAGTTCGGATAGCAGTGCAAATTCTGCAACTGATACAACAAGTTATCCTCCCGTAGAAACACAAAAGGCAAACACAAATTATAAACCAGCATTTGCTGGACAAACCAGAATTAAAGGTGCAAAGACGAGCACGCCATTCGAAGGTAAAGTAATTGCCGAGGGATTAAAATCTCCTTGGGGTATCACTGCGCTACCCGATGGTCGATTATTAATCTCAGAAAAAGAAGGTGATTTTCGCATTGCAACGGCAGACGGTAAATTAAGTGAACCAATTAAAGGTTTACCTCAAGTCAATAGCAGTGGACAAGGTGGGCTTTTGGGATTGCGTCTTGATCCAAAATTCGAGTCAAACCGTATGATATATTGGGTTTTCTCTGATAATACCGCTGCTGGAACTTTGACAGCTGTTGCGAAAGGAAAACTGTCAGTAGACGAGAAATCGATAGAAGGTGCTAAAGTTATCTACCAAGCTACTCCTGCTCATAAAGGGAATCTGCATTATGGTGGACGAATTATCTTTGATAAAGAAGGCAATATCATTTTGAGTACGGGTGAAAGATCTGATTTGGTCACACGACCATTGGCACAAGATCTGAATGCAGCATTGGGCAAGATCCTACGTATCACCACTGATGGACAGCCTGCTCCTGGGAATCCATTTATAGGCAAGGCAAATGCACGTCCGGAAATTTACAGTTATGGACATCGTAATCCACAGGGACTTGCCTTACATCCTGAAACTGGGGATCTTTGGGAAACCGAATTTGGTCCACGGGGCGGCGACGAGTTGAACAGAATTGAAGCTGGCAAGAATTATGGATGGCCAACGATTACGTACGGTATAGAATATAAAGGAGATAAGGTTGGTGAGGGCATACAACAAAAAGACGGTCTGGAACAACCCGTCTATTATTGGGATCCTGTTCTCTCGCCTAGTGGAATTATATTCTATACCGGACAGAATATTCCAGAATGGAAGAATAATCTCTTTATTTGCGGTTTAAGCAGCATGCACATTGCCAGAATTATACTAAAGGATAACAAGGTGGTTGGAGAAGAACGCCTCCTAGGTAGTGAAGGGCAACGATTTAGAGATATCACGCAGGGCAAAGATGGCGCGCTGTACGCTATCACAGATATCGGAAAATTATATAAAATTGATAAAAAATAA
- a CDS encoding DUF3098 domain-containing protein, with translation MAHIKKSTESVKKGSFVFSKVNYQLFIASLAVVIIGFTLMSGETDIYSFTKITLAPIVVVLGFALGFAAILYRPKNKSN, from the coding sequence ATGGCTCACATAAAGAAATCTACTGAATCAGTCAAAAAAGGTTCATTTGTATTCTCCAAAGTAAACTACCAACTGTTCATAGCTAGCTTGGCTGTTGTAATCATAGGCTTTACATTGATGTCCGGTGAAACTGATATCTATAGTTTTACCAAGATTACCTTGGCTCCTATTGTTGTTGTTCTCGGGTTTGCGTTAGGATTCGCTGCAATACTATACCGCCCCAAAAACAAATCCAACTAA
- the murI gene encoding glutamate racemase: MDNLSKSGPIGIFDSGYGGLSVFKEIQQLLPQYDYIYLGDNARVPYGTRSFETVYNYTKQCVFKLFDLGCNLVILACNTASAKALRTIQQHDLPPGKKVLGVIRPTTEIVHNFTKTNKIGILATTGTVKSESYKIEIHKFNPEIEVYQHDCPFWVPLVENNEINTEGAHYFVEKDLRELLQQSDQIDTIVLACTHYPLLLPVIQKYTPSNINIISQGPIVANSLKEYLDRHREIETICSQNGQLAFYTTDDPRDFENKAKIFFGQPIAASHISV; this comes from the coding sequence ATGGATAATTTATCAAAATCAGGTCCGATAGGCATTTTTGATTCCGGTTATGGAGGACTCTCCGTATTCAAGGAAATTCAACAACTTTTACCTCAATACGATTATATCTATTTAGGCGATAATGCCCGTGTTCCATACGGTACAAGATCCTTTGAGACCGTTTATAACTACACCAAACAATGTGTTTTTAAATTATTTGACCTGGGCTGCAATCTCGTTATTCTCGCATGTAATACAGCTTCTGCAAAAGCATTAAGGACTATTCAACAACATGATCTTCCCCCTGGAAAGAAAGTCCTTGGCGTCATCAGACCCACTACAGAAATCGTACACAATTTTACGAAAACTAACAAGATCGGTATTTTAGCCACTACAGGAACGGTAAAATCTGAATCCTATAAAATAGAAATACACAAATTCAATCCAGAAATTGAGGTTTATCAGCACGACTGCCCTTTTTGGGTTCCTTTAGTCGAAAACAATGAAATCAATACAGAAGGCGCACATTACTTTGTAGAAAAAGATTTACGGGAGCTTTTACAGCAATCCGATCAGATCGACACCATTGTACTTGCCTGCACCCATTATCCTTTATTGCTACCCGTAATCCAAAAATATACACCAAGTAATATAAATATCATCTCCCAGGGACCTATTGTTGCCAATAGCTTAAAAGAATATCTTGATAGACACCGGGAAATTGAAACAATTTGTTCTCAAAATGGCCAACTGGCCTTTTATACAACAGATGATCCAAGGGACTTTGAAAACAAAGCAAAAATATTTTTTGGACAGCCGATAGCCGCAAGCCATATCAGTGTTTAA
- the aroQ gene encoding type II 3-dehydroquinate dehydratase: MKKILILNGPNLNLLGVREKSIYGSQDFLSYFEELKQQFEMVQLHYFQSNSEGGLIDKIHEVGFEFDGIVLNAGAYTHTSVAIGDAIAAVTTPVIEVHISNVHQREEFRHHSFLAKNCKGVICGFGLDSYRLGIEAFIK; encoded by the coding sequence ATGAAAAAAATCCTCATACTGAATGGCCCAAATTTGAATTTGTTGGGTGTAAGAGAGAAATCGATTTATGGTAGCCAGGACTTCCTTAGCTACTTTGAAGAGCTTAAACAACAGTTTGAAATGGTACAATTGCACTATTTTCAAAGCAATTCAGAAGGAGGGTTAATCGATAAGATCCACGAAGTTGGTTTTGAATTTGATGGAATTGTGTTGAATGCTGGAGCGTATACGCATACATCGGTTGCTATTGGAGATGCAATTGCGGCTGTTACTACACCTGTTATTGAAGTTCACATAAGCAATGTCCATCAAAGAGAGGAATTTCGCCATCATTCGTTCTTGGCAAAGAATTGTAAAGGGGTGATCTGTGGTTTTGGCCTGGATAGCTACAGATTGGGTATCGAGGCTTTTATTAAATAA
- a CDS encoding bifunctional riboflavin kinase/FAD synthetase, protein MKIYRSLDDFSPVENAVVTIGTFDGVHIGHQKILAHLKEAAHKINGETILLTFFPHPRLIINPDDDSLRLINDIEEKVSQLSKVGIDHLIIIPFSRDFSNQTPEEYISNVLVGKLGTKKIVIGYDHHFGKDRKGTMGDLEQFASIFDYSVDEIPEQDINDIAVSSTRVREALIKGDIRTANLYLGYPFELTGTVIRGDQIGRTIGFPTANLQVHEPHKLIPAYGIYAVEVYIYNHIQNITTGEYKEESPVSIAKGMGYIGTRPTVDGMNRAIEISLFDFDQDIYGKTLRVKFLHFIRQDERFDSLEEMKAQIKADEVEIRSLIG, encoded by the coding sequence ATGAAAATCTACAGAAGTTTAGATGATTTCTCACCAGTTGAAAATGCAGTTGTAACCATCGGTACTTTCGATGGTGTTCATATTGGCCATCAAAAAATATTGGCTCACTTAAAGGAAGCAGCTCATAAAATTAATGGTGAGACAATTTTGCTTACTTTTTTCCCACATCCACGATTGATTATCAATCCAGATGATGATAGTTTACGCCTAATCAACGATATCGAAGAAAAGGTCAGTCAATTAAGCAAAGTGGGAATTGACCACTTAATTATCATTCCTTTTTCCCGTGATTTTTCAAATCAGACTCCGGAAGAATATATTAGTAATGTTCTTGTAGGCAAATTGGGTACAAAAAAAATTGTGATAGGTTATGATCACCATTTTGGAAAAGACCGAAAGGGTACTATGGGCGATTTAGAGCAATTTGCATCTATATTTGACTACAGTGTTGACGAAATTCCGGAGCAGGATATCAACGATATTGCAGTATCCTCCACACGAGTACGTGAAGCGCTTATAAAGGGCGATATAAGAACGGCTAATCTCTATTTAGGCTATCCTTTCGAATTAACGGGAACTGTTATTAGAGGCGACCAAATTGGGCGTACAATCGGATTTCCAACAGCAAACCTGCAGGTTCACGAACCTCATAAACTCATACCAGCCTATGGTATTTATGCTGTTGAGGTATATATCTATAATCATATCCAAAACATCACTACAGGGGAGTATAAAGAGGAAAGTCCGGTTTCAATTGCGAAAGGTATGGGTTATATAGGCACCAGACCCACTGTTGATGGGATGAATCGTGCTATTGAAATCAGCCTATTCGATTTCGATCAGGATATTTACGGCAAGACACTACGTGTCAAGTTCCTTCATTTTATCCGACAAGATGAACGGTTTGACTCGCTTGAAGAAATGAAAGCTCAGATCAAAGCAGACGAAGTCGAAATCAGAAGTCTTATTGGTTAG
- a CDS encoding gliding motility protein RemB codes for MRLNITKNNNLLRIVLAGMGVGISCGGFAQIKSQPYSYHFYQKMNDAVYSTETRMHTSAKPFVIKDSLLLAKFDSIQSNKPVSSSNWFMRKIFNEHLVQVEKDDYTFYADFLPDLYIGKDMQGDKRRTWMNSRGFQLGLNVGNKFTFNTSAFESQAVFPKYLDDYIVTNKVVPGQANTKFRSNNKMDWMYATASMTYDAHKYIQATLAYDKNFIGDGYRSMLLSDFSSNYAHLKLTGTIGNVQYTSIWAYMNDPTHPRQDLTGTYPMEGDVNKRLGDGKKWGAFQYLDWNVTNRLSVGFFQSVVWAAQDDAGKRGFDFSYISPIIFIRPIENNNTTSPDKMFLGLTSKYKLPYRLTAYGQFLLGEFTAKEFFAGNGYAHNKWGAQLGVRGYDVFGVKNLNFLAEYNTARPYTYAHFKSYSNYSNNAEPLAHPKGANFRELVGIVNYAWDRWDFSLQGMFTQNGLDLPDGSNMGGNIFQSYSTIPNLYGNHIAQGIKNNIYYADAKAAYVLNPKYNLRLELGYTQRYAKAQYETPVVNKSGVVSFGLRSSFRAIYNDL; via the coding sequence ATGAGGCTTAATATAACAAAAAATAATAATTTACTCCGAATCGTGCTGGCAGGCATGGGAGTAGGTATTTCCTGCGGAGGTTTTGCCCAGATTAAGAGTCAGCCCTATTCGTATCATTTTTATCAAAAAATGAACGATGCGGTTTATTCTACTGAAACGAGAATGCATACTTCTGCTAAACCATTCGTCATAAAAGACTCTTTATTGTTAGCTAAGTTTGATTCAATCCAATCTAATAAACCCGTTTCTTCGTCTAATTGGTTCATGCGCAAGATCTTTAACGAACATCTTGTGCAGGTTGAAAAAGACGATTACACATTCTATGCTGATTTTCTACCGGATCTTTATATTGGAAAGGACATGCAGGGCGACAAGCGCCGAACATGGATGAACAGTAGAGGATTTCAATTGGGGTTGAACGTAGGAAATAAATTTACATTTAATACTTCCGCATTTGAAAGTCAAGCGGTATTTCCCAAATACCTAGATGATTATATTGTTACCAATAAAGTTGTGCCGGGGCAGGCAAATACAAAATTTCGATCCAACAATAAAATGGACTGGATGTATGCGACAGCTAGTATGACTTATGACGCCCATAAGTATATCCAGGCAACTTTGGCTTACGACAAAAACTTTATCGGGGATGGCTATCGATCGATGCTTCTTTCTGATTTTTCATCGAATTATGCTCATCTGAAATTGACGGGAACAATTGGAAATGTCCAATATACTTCGATTTGGGCCTATATGAACGATCCAACGCATCCTAGACAGGATTTGACAGGTACATATCCTATGGAGGGTGATGTGAACAAGCGTTTGGGTGATGGTAAAAAATGGGGTGCGTTCCAATATTTGGACTGGAATGTGACCAATAGATTATCAGTAGGTTTTTTCCAATCCGTTGTTTGGGCTGCTCAGGACGATGCAGGTAAAAGAGGTTTTGATTTTAGTTATATTAGTCCAATTATCTTTATCAGACCTATTGAAAATAATAATACTACTTCGCCGGATAAGATGTTTTTGGGGTTGACTTCTAAATACAAGCTTCCATATCGATTGACTGCATACGGTCAGTTCTTATTGGGTGAATTTACTGCAAAAGAGTTCTTTGCTGGAAATGGATATGCGCACAACAAATGGGGAGCACAACTAGGTGTAAGGGGATATGATGTGTTTGGTGTGAAGAATCTAAATTTTCTTGCCGAGTATAATACAGCAAGACCATATACTTACGCGCACTTTAAATCGTATTCAAACTATAGCAATAACGCCGAACCATTAGCACATCCGAAAGGTGCGAATTTTAGGGAGCTTGTTGGAATTGTGAACTATGCCTGGGATAGATGGGACTTTTCGTTACAGGGCATGTTTACCCAAAATGGGTTGGATCTACCTGACGGAAGTAATATGGGCGGTAATATCTTCCAGTCTTATAGCACTATACCAAATTTATATGGAAACCATATTGCACAGGGAATAAAGAATAATATCTATTATGCAGATGCTAAGGCTGCCTATGTGCTTAACCCCAAGTATAACCTTCGCTTAGAACTTGGTTATACCCAACGTTACGCAAAAGCACAATATGAAACACCGGTAGTCAATAAGTCCGGCGTTGTTTCATTTGGTCTTCGCTCAAGTTTCCGGGCAATTTATAACGATTTATAG
- a CDS encoding glycoside hydrolase family 125 protein translates to MKRRTFIQNATLLTAGALTSKFSFAQEHSFPTVRTGKEKRLFSSKVIEDAIVEFQKNVKNKELAWLFNNCFPNTLDTTVFPYVQNGRNYTYVITGDIDAMWLRDSSAQVWPYLPFMKKDKKLQDLIVGLIQKQSKCINIDPYANAFYNDPTKKGEWFSDHTNMKPGIHERKWEIDSLCYPIRLAYHYWKETNDSSPFNEEWLEAQHKIYQTFVEQQRKDSLGPYKFERTTSRGSDTLQVDGYGYPVNPVGLICSSFRPSDDSTIFSFLIPSNLFAIVSLRQSAEILKKVKNEHELAAKMEALANEVEAAVNKYGIIDHPTLGRIYAFEVDGFSSHLMMDDANIPSLLALPYLGAVDLNNEVYQRTRNFVLSDKNPFFFKGTAAEGIGGPHIGRDMIWPMSIIMRAQTSTNDDEIRNCIKTLVNTHGGTGFMHESFHKNDPKKFTRHWFAWTNTLFGELIWKIYKEKPSLLQ, encoded by the coding sequence ATGAAACGCAGAACATTTATCCAAAACGCAACCTTGTTAACCGCAGGTGCACTTACAAGCAAATTTTCATTTGCTCAGGAACATTCTTTTCCTACTGTTCGGACAGGTAAAGAGAAAAGACTTTTCTCGAGCAAGGTAATCGAAGATGCAATTGTAGAATTTCAGAAAAATGTTAAAAATAAGGAACTGGCTTGGTTATTTAACAACTGCTTTCCTAATACCCTAGATACTACCGTATTTCCCTATGTCCAAAACGGAAGAAATTATACCTATGTGATTACAGGGGATATTGATGCCATGTGGTTGCGTGACAGCAGTGCGCAGGTATGGCCATACCTGCCCTTTATGAAAAAAGACAAAAAACTGCAGGATCTTATTGTTGGCTTAATCCAAAAACAGAGTAAATGTATCAATATTGATCCCTATGCCAATGCATTTTATAACGATCCAACAAAAAAAGGCGAATGGTTCAGTGATCACACAAACATGAAACCTGGAATTCATGAACGAAAATGGGAAATCGATTCATTGTGTTATCCAATTCGATTAGCTTATCATTATTGGAAAGAAACAAATGACAGCAGTCCATTTAATGAAGAATGGTTAGAAGCACAACATAAAATATATCAGACTTTCGTTGAGCAACAACGTAAAGATAGCCTAGGCCCATATAAATTTGAGCGAACAACCTCCAGAGGATCCGACACATTACAAGTAGATGGCTACGGATATCCTGTAAATCCAGTTGGTTTGATCTGCTCTAGTTTTCGACCGTCGGACGATTCTACAATCTTCTCATTTTTGATTCCATCCAACTTATTTGCGATTGTTAGCCTTAGACAGTCTGCCGAAATTTTGAAAAAAGTTAAAAATGAACACGAACTCGCTGCAAAAATGGAAGCGCTTGCCAATGAGGTCGAAGCAGCAGTCAATAAATATGGTATCATCGACCACCCGACACTGGGCCGGATATATGCTTTTGAGGTAGACGGTTTTTCGAGCCATCTTATGATGGATGATGCAAATATCCCTAGTTTGTTGGCCCTACCATATTTAGGGGCTGTAGATCTAAATAACGAAGTTTACCAACGTACGCGTAACTTTGTTTTGTCTGATAAAAATCCCTTCTTTTTTAAGGGAACAGCAGCAGAAGGCATTGGTGGACCTCACATAGGAAGAGATATGATCTGGCCGATGTCCATTATTATGCGGGCGCAGACCTCAACAAATGATGATGAGATTCGCAATTGTATTAAAACACTGGTCAATACACATGGTGGAACCGGATTTATGCATGAGTCTTTTCATAAAAACGATCCTAAAAAATTTACAAGACATTGGTTTGCTTGGACAAATACATTATTTGGCGAATTAATTTGGAAAATATACAAAGAGAAACCATCTTTGCTTCAATAA
- the truB gene encoding tRNA pseudouridine(55) synthase TruB: MENIEVSENPAKFNFAEGEMLLIDKPLTWTSFDVVGKVRNSIKPLKLKVGHAGTLDPLATGLLIVCTGKLTKKIDSYQAEDKEYTGSITLGATTPSYDLETEIDQTFSIDHITEEMIFEAAKSFEGDIQQFPPAHSAIKINGERVYEKARRGEEVEIKSRQVRINSFLIEKIELPNVYFRISCSKGTYIRSLAYDFGKFLQSGSHLSSLRRTKSGDYSVENAWNLEQLIAEIKRHKEIIK; this comes from the coding sequence ATGGAAAATATAGAGGTTAGTGAAAACCCAGCAAAGTTCAACTTTGCTGAAGGAGAAATGTTGTTGATCGATAAACCTTTAACATGGACAAGTTTTGACGTTGTTGGTAAAGTTAGAAACTCAATCAAGCCATTAAAATTAAAAGTCGGTCACGCAGGCACTTTAGATCCTCTGGCAACAGGTCTACTGATTGTATGTACCGGAAAACTAACAAAGAAAATAGACAGCTACCAAGCTGAAGACAAAGAATATACAGGTTCGATCACATTAGGAGCGACAACGCCTTCTTACGATCTGGAAACAGAAATTGACCAAACCTTTTCAATTGATCACATCACAGAGGAAATGATCTTCGAAGCAGCAAAATCCTTTGAAGGCGATATTCAGCAATTTCCCCCAGCCCATTCGGCCATAAAAATTAATGGTGAACGTGTCTATGAAAAGGCCCGTCGTGGCGAAGAGGTTGAAATAAAATCCCGCCAGGTACGCATCAATAGCTTTCTCATTGAAAAGATCGAGCTCCCCAACGTGTATTTTCGTATATCCTGCTCGAAAGGAACTTACATTAGATCACTGGCCTATGACTTTGGAAAATTCTTACAGAGTGGATCACATCTGAGTTCTTTGAGACGCACCAAAAGTGGAGATTATTCGGTAGAAAATGCCTGGAATCTTGAACAACTTATCGCTGAAATAAAACGTCATAAAGAAATCATTAAATAA